The Ascochyta rabiei chromosome 12, complete sequence DNA window GAGCGCGGCGGTGAACTTCTGCTCGAGCTCTTCACTGCCCATCACTTTGGCGGCCTGAGCGATCTGCCGCAGCAGCTCTTCGAGCCGTCGGAACAGGCGAATCAGACTGCCTTCGTACACATCCGTCATTTTGCTGCGAATCGATTAGTGCTCTCTTCTCACGCCCAGGGACAGTCCGACGTACCAAATCTGAGCAAACGTTGCGCCCTTGGACCACGCAAAGACAACATCCATCAGCTCGTACTTGAACGTCTTGAGGTACTCTTCCTCGTTGACCGTGAGCTTGCTCTCCTGCGATATCTTCGCAATCACCCTGGCTTGCTGCTGGATTTCGCGGTACGGCTTGGCAAGCTCCTCCTTCAACGCTGGAACTTCGCTGCTCTTCTCTTCAAAGATGAAGCAACTCAAACAGGCAGCACACTGCTCTGGTGTGAGCTCGTTGAAGAAGCGATTGAACAGCAACTCGCTGAGGACGAGTTCGTCACCGGTACTGATCTCGCAAGCAACGCGTGCCTTGAGCTGAACCACGTCGGCTTCGTCAATGAAGCCTAGACGTCGCAGCACTCGCTTCCTGCTCTTCAGCTCGTCGAGCTGGATGACAGACAGGGCGTCGGCAATCTCCTTCTTGATCTGCTTGATCTTGTCCGTAAGCGCCATCTTGGTCGCGTACTGCCGGTACAGCTCCGGCAATCTGGGCGAGTTGTGAAGAGGGTTCGACAAGAGGCGAGACTCAAGCACCTCGATTTTCTGTGCACGTTAGCGGATAGCCAGAGCAGAGGAAGACACTTCTGTTACCCTCAATAAGCGCTTGAAGCTTTCATCTGTAATCTTCATGTTCTCAATAGGGTCGAGAATGGCGATACCATCCGGGAAACGCTTCCTGACTTCATCCAGCGCCTTGCGAACGCCGTTCTTCTGTTCAGTCGACTTCAGCTCGTTTGGCAAGAAGACACGCAGATGTCCTATCGACTCGATGCAGCTCAGTAAGACGGGTACGACCTCCATCTTACCCTTCTCTCCTGCGGGTGGTGGGCGAACGCCTGGTGGCAGCCCGTCGTTTGCCTGTGGTGCGAATTTGCTATCGCTCGCGACCGACAGCAACACATCGACAACATACGACTCTTGTGGTTGCAGACTCTCACCCTTGTTGGCCCTCCTGGGCGTGAAAGCGACAACAGCACCCCACCCAAAGTCATGGTTCTTGAACTTGATCTTGACTAAGCGACCAGCCTGCAAGAACGGGAGGCAGTAATTGGGATGCATGATGACATCGCGCATGTCTTTGGTGTGGCTGTCCAGCTGCTGTCGCAGGTTGTAGTAGTCCTTGACCGTGGCCTCGTCGGTGATGACTGTGCTGGCCTTTTCATTCTCGAGCTCTCCAAGCTGCTTCTCCAAGCTAGACACACCAGCCGTGTTCTGGAACTGGAAGAAACAGCGCTCCAGCATAAACTCCGGTGAGATGCCTTCGACACGCATCAGGTTCAGAATCATGTTGTATCCCAGATAAAACGCAGAGTTCAGGTTGTCTTGCTGTCCACGAACAATCTCCTTTGCAACGGCAGGGTCCATCTGCTGGTCGATCATCATAATGACAATACCACGGTCATCGAGACCACGACGACCAGCACGACCAGACATCTGGATGAACTCGGACGGGGTCACCCATCTCTGAGCCACACCATCGAATTTGCGAACACTCGTGAAGACGACGGTCTTGGCCGGCATGTTCAGACCAATGGAGAAGGTTTCGGT harbors:
- a CDS encoding RNA helicase, whose amino-acid sequence is MDDLFDVFDGEPAGAAQHAPKKSKRTKKRQANGAVKSPVADSPMSDAPAAGSDGPSEDNETGSAAPQHLKRQKRDVEPEAIVTDDFETEQTREIAAAAGLQAQTVQDGQGVVLSHQVRHQVSLPPDYDYVPISGHKAPAEPARVWPFTLDPFQQVSIASIQRNESVLVSAHTSAGKTVVAEYAIAQCLKNNQRVIYTSPIKALSNQKYREFMAEFGDVGLMTGDVTINPTATCLVMTTEILRSMLYRGSEIMREVAWVVFDEVHYLRDKSRGVVWEETIILLPDKVRYVFLSATIPNAMQFAEWITKTHSQPCHVVYTDFRPTPLQHYFFPQGADGIHLVVDEKGVFREENFQKAMTSIADKAGSAANDFLAKRKGKGKDKKTNTGGNKEGSDIYKIVKMIMVKSYNPVIVFSFSKRDCENYALSMSQLSFNDDSEKAMVSKVFSSAIEMLSEEDRALPQIQHILPLLRRGIGVHHSGLLPILKETIEILFQEGLIKVLFATETFSIGLNMPAKTVVFTSVRKFDGVAQRWVTPSEFIQMSGRAGRRGLDDRGIVIMMIDQQMDPAVAKEIVRGQQDNLNSAFYLGYNMILNLMRVEGISPEFMLERCFFQFQNTAGVSSLEKQLGELENEKASTVITDEATVKDYYNLRQQLDSHTKDMRDVIMHPNYCLPFLQAGRLVKIKFKNHDFGWGAVVAFTPRRANKGESLQPQESYVVDVLLSVASDSKFAPQANDGLPPGVRPPPAGEKGKMEVVPVLLSCIESIGHLRVFLPNELKSTEQKNGVRKALDEVRKRFPDGIAILDPIENMKITDESFKRLLRKIEVLESRLLSNPLHNSPRLPELYRQYATKMALTDKIKQIKKEIADALSVIQLDELKSRKRVLRRLGFIDEADVVQLKARVACEISTGDELVLSELLFNRFFNELTPEQCAACLSCFIFEEKSSEVPALKEELAKPYREIQQQARVIAKISQESKLTVNEEEYLKTFKYELMDVVFAWSKGATFAQICKMTDVYEGSLIRLFRRLEELLRQIAQAAKVMGSEELEQKFTAALELVRRDLVAAQSLYL